Part of the Halococcus saccharolyticus DSM 5350 genome is shown below.
GGGAACACGCTCGCGATCCCCTTTCGAGAGGTCGTCCGCGACGACCACCTCGTTGTCGTCGGCGAGTCGCGCCGCGAGATGCGAGCCCACGAGACCCGCCCCGCCGGTCACGAGCAGCCGTTTGTCGGAACAATCCATATCCCGGATGCCGAGCCACCGAGTATGTGTCTTCCGGTCCCGCGAGCGTTCGCCTCGCGGCGGTGTCGCGGGATTTATGGCCGCTGCGATGAAAGGACGACTAATGGAATCTCCCCGAGAGTCGGTCGCCGATTCTTCGAGCAGGACTCGGCCGCCATCGATGAATCGACGACGGGCGCTGCTCGGGGCCGCTGGCCTCGCCACGACCGCGCTCGCCGGCTGTCTCGGTAGCGGTGCGTCGGGAAACTCCGGAAGTTCGGGCAATGCAAGCGGCCAGAGCGGCGATGCGCTCCCGGCCCCGGTCAAGGGCGACGCCGAGGCAAGCGTGACCGTCGCAGTCTTCGAGGACTTCGCGTGTCCACACTGCCGGACGTACAACGTCGATGTCCTGCCACAGATCGAGTCCGAATACATCGAATCGGGGACGATCCGGTACGAACACTGGGATTTCCCCATCGTCAACCAACAGTCGAACGACGCGGCGAACGCTGCCCGCGCGGTGCAGGACCGCGCCGACGACGCGGCGTTCTGGAACTACGCGGGCTTGCTCTTCGAGAACCAGTCTTCGCTTGGAGCGGACCTCTACGGTTCGCTGGCGTCCGAAGTGGGGCTTGAAGCCGATCCCGTCCGCAGTGCAGCGACGAACCGCTCGTACGAATCGACCGTACAGGGTGACAAAGAACAGGGCAGGCAGCGCGGCGTGACCTCGACGCCGACAGTCGTTGTTAATGGGAACGTCCTCTCCGAGTACTCCTTCGACGCGATCAGCTCGGCCATCGAGTCGGCACGATAGCGCGCCATGCAGGACGAACCCCCGGTGTGGGTGCTCCGACTCGGCCATCGTCCGGGCCGCGACGAACGAATGAGCACCCACGTCGGGCTGACTGCACGCGCGCTCGGGGCCGATCGGGTGATCTTCGCCGGCAGCGCCGACGGTCCCAGAGAGACGGTCACCGACATCACCGAGCGCTTCGGCGGACCGTTCGATGTCGAGGTACGCGAGTCCTACCGACCGCTGCTCGGTGGGTGGGACGGCCGGATCGTTCATCTCACGATGTACGGGCTCCCGATCGAGGACTGTGCGCCCGCGATCCGGACCGCTCACCGCTCCGAGCCCCTACTCGTGGTCGTCGGCGCGGAGAAGGTGGCCGGAGAGGTGTACGACGCCGCCGACTGGAACGTCGGCGTCACGAACCAGCCCCACTCCGAGGTCGCCTCGCTCGCCGTGTTTCTCGATCGACTGTTCGAGGGCCGCGAACTCGACCGCGAGTGGGAGGAGGCCGATCGAACGGTCATCCCACAGGAACGGGGCAAACGAGTCGTGAAATCGGACGAACCATCGACCGGCGAGCGGACGGAGCGATCGGAGTAACGAGACAGCCGACCACGCCAGAAGGGCGTGATCACACCGCGATGCGACGCTCAGTTATTCCGTTCGTCCGAGGGCTTCTCGGGCTGGTTCTGTGGCTGCGATCGCGTT
Proteins encoded:
- a CDS encoding DsbA family protein, with the translated sequence MNRRRALLGAAGLATTALAGCLGSGASGNSGSSGNASGQSGDALPAPVKGDAEASVTVAVFEDFACPHCRTYNVDVLPQIESEYIESGTIRYEHWDFPIVNQQSNDAANAARAVQDRADDAAFWNYAGLLFENQSSLGADLYGSLASEVGLEADPVRSAATNRSYESTVQGDKEQGRQRGVTSTPTVVVNGNVLSEYSFDAISSAIESAR
- a CDS encoding tRNA (cytidine(56)-2'-O)-methyltransferase, which translates into the protein MQDEPPVWVLRLGHRPGRDERMSTHVGLTARALGADRVIFAGSADGPRETVTDITERFGGPFDVEVRESYRPLLGGWDGRIVHLTMYGLPIEDCAPAIRTAHRSEPLLVVVGAEKVAGEVYDAADWNVGVTNQPHSEVASLAVFLDRLFEGRELDREWEEADRTVIPQERGKRVVKSDEPSTGERTERSE